GGAGTCGCTGCCGGCGGTGGCGCTGTTTGCGCGGGTTTCCCAAAAACAGGGCGACGCGGAGGCCGCAGTCGAACTCCTGCGCTGCGTGGACCCGCTCGTCCCTCGCATCCCGCTTGCGCCCGAGGAGCTCTCCAAGCGCGCGGCCGCCCTGGCGCACCGCATGCGGCAGGAGCGCGAGCAGCAGGAGAGGACCGCGCGCGCCCTTGCGGAGCGAGGGCACCAAGGCTACGCCTAGTCCTTCGCTAACGGATGCTCTCCATCGCGCGGATGACTCCGCTCTTCAGGTTGGGGCGAATGATCGACTGGTTGCCACGGGCCTCCCGCGTGATGAGGCCGCGCTTCTCGAGCTTCTCGAGGAGCGCCACCGTGTAGAAGTAGCTCTGGCCCACGAGCTTGCTGAGCTCCCGGATGTTGACGCCGGCCTTGCGGTGGTTCCAGACGGCGTCGAGAATCTTGGTTTGAGCCGAACGACCGAATGTATGTTGGTATTTTCGCGGAGCGACCATTGGCACCAAACACGAGATGGTTCGAGGGTTTTTGATTCTTTCGCCGGTGCCACGAGCGCGTACATCTCAACGTGCGCGGCGCGCTTCCGGTTGACGTTGGCCGTCGCCGGGAACCGAACGCAAGGCCCGCGGGGCCGTACACCCCGCGGGCGCCTTGCCGTTTTCACTCGTTCCGGCGGTTGCCGCCGCTCGTCTCTCCGCCCTTCTTTCCGATTTCGGCCATGTGCTCGCGGTCCTGGCTCACGGCCTCGCCGCCCTTCTTGCCGATCTCGGCCATGTGCTCGCGGTCTTGGCTCACCATCTCGCCGCCCTTGCGGCCGATCTCGCTTCGCCTCTCGGGATCGAGATTGTCCTGCAGTCGCCGGTCGCTCTCGCTCTCGACGGGCCGCGATCCGCCTCGGCCGCTTTGTTCCTGTGCCATGGTGGTTTCACCACGGTTCCGTGGCGCCGCTCGAACTTGCGTCTTCTGGGACGCGCCTGGCGTCGCCGATGCCGCGTCGATCCGCGTCTCCGGGCGACCGAAGCGTTCATGCGCTCGCGACGTTTGGCGTTCTCCATGGCCGTTCCTCCGGCGCGAGCGATCGTCCTTCTGTCCGGCGGGCTCGACAGCGCGGTCGCCTTGGCGTGGGCGCGCCGGCAGGATCGCGCGGTCCTTGCCCTCACGTTCGAGCCGCCGCGTCGCCCGCGAGGCGAGCGCCGCGCGGTGGACGGGCTGCTTGCATGGGCGCCCGAGGTACGATCGATCCGGTTGCCGGTCGGATTCGTGACGGACGCCTTCGTCTCGAAATCGCCGCCGGTTGCGGCTCCCGA
This DNA window, taken from Candidatus Thermoplasmatota archaeon, encodes the following:
- a CDS encoding KGG domain-containing protein, coding for MAQEQSGRGGSRPVESESDRRLQDNLDPERRSEIGRKGGEMVSQDREHMAEIGKKGGEAVSQDREHMAEIGKKGGETSGGNRRNE